One Panicum virgatum strain AP13 chromosome 9K, P.virgatum_v5, whole genome shotgun sequence genomic region harbors:
- the LOC120647967 gene encoding uncharacterized protein LOC120647967 has product MSAPFTPTRGLRQGDPLSSYLFLFVADGLSTLINRKVETGAMKELIICRNAPGISHLLFADDTLLFFRASTDQAEVIKEVLATYGYCTGQQINPAKCSIMFNDKCPSATQDQVKAILQVESTVFDAKYLGLPTPSGRMKGDRFQHLKERLSKRLKDYSEKNLSSAAKEVLIKSVAQALPTYIMSVFKLPLGLCDDLTGIIRRFWWGEENGKRKMA; this is encoded by the coding sequence ATGTCAGCACCTTTTACACCAACTCGTGGTCTACGGCAAGGTGATCCGCTCTCGTCATACCTCTTCCTTTTTGTTGCTGATGGTCTGTCTACTCTGATAAACAGGAAAGTAGAAACTGGTGCCATGAAGGAGCTCATAATCTGCAGAAATGCCCCTGGGATTTCACATCTTCTTTTTGCAGATGATACATTGCTATTCTTCAGAGCTTCAACAGACCAAGCAGAGGTGATTAAGGAGGTCCTGGCAACATATGGATACTGTACTGGACAGCAGATCAACCCAGCAAAATGCTCCATTATGTTCAATGACAAATGTCCATCGGCCACGCAAGATCAAGTCAAAGCCATACTTCAGGTAGAAAGTACCGTGTTTGATGCCAAATACTTGGGGCTTCCAACACCAAGTGGTAGGATGAAAGGGGATCGGTTTCAACATCTGAAGGAGAGGCTAAGCAAACGTCTAAAGGACTACTCTGAGAAGAACTTATCCAGTGCAGCAAAAGAAGTCCTAATTAAATCGGTGGCACAAGCTCTGCCAACATACATTATGAGTGTGTTTAAACTTCCTCTCGGTTTATGTGATGATCTTACTGGTATAATCAGGCGCTTTTGGTGGGGTGAGGAGAATGGGAAGAGGAAGATGGCCTAG